AACGAGGCGGCCACGAAGTCAACGCCCATCTGGGCCCCAAAAACGAGGTCTTCGCGGTCCTTGTCCGTCAGCACGTCCACGTCCATGACGACGGACGGGAAGTTGACGCCCTTGTTGGGACGGAGTGGGCCTCCCACCACCACCTCGCAATGGAGGCCTTCAGGGGTGGTTTCCAGCACCTTCAGTTCCAGCAGGCCATCGTCCATGAGCACCATGGCCCCGACGGGCACGTCCTTTTCCAGGTTTTCATAGGACACGCTGGCGCCATTCGCATCGGCCACCCGCTCCTTGCTCTGCAGGAAGAAACGGGTCCCCGGCACCAGGGTGACCTGGCCACCTTCCACCTGACCAATGCGGATCTTGGGTCCCTGGATGTCTTGCAGGATCGCCACAAAGCGACCCAGTTCCGCGGCGATGGCCCGGATGTGGTGGATGCGCTTCTCGTGGTCGGCATGGGTGCCGTGCGAGAAGTTCAGCCGGAACACATCCACACCTGCCAGGACCAGCTTGCGGATGATTTCGGGGTCACTGGAGGAGGGTCCCAGCGTGGCCACGATCTTGGCTCGCTTGAGCCCGGCTCGCGCACCAGTCAGAAATTCCGGCGAGAGAGGGCCGGTGATGGCATTAGGCATGAATCACGCTCTCAGACTGCTTGCGCAGGTTGTAGAAGGCTGCCGTCCCGGGATACTGGCTGCTGTCACCCAGTTCTTCCTGGATGCGCAGGAGCTGGTTGTACTTCGCGATGCGGTCCGAACGAGAGGCCGAGCCGGTCTTGATGAAGCCACAGTTGGTGGCCACCGCGATGTCCGCGATGGTGGAATCTTCGGTCTCGCCGGAGCGATGCGATAGCACGGCCGTGTAGCCGGCCCGCTTCGCCATCTCGACCGCTTCCAGCGTTTCCGTCAGGGTGCCGATCTGATTGACCTTCACCAGGATGCTGTTGGCCGTGGCCTGCGCGATGCCCTTCGAGAGGCGGGTCGGGTTGGTGACGAACAGGTCATCGCCGACCAGCTGGACCCGTTGCCCCAGCTTGCGCGTCAGGGCCGCCCAGCCGTCCCAGTCGTCCTCGGCCAGGCCGTCCTCGATCGAGACGATCGGGAAGGCGTCACACAGCGAGGCCAGGTAGTCGACCATCTCGCTCGGACTCAGCACGCGGCCCTCACCCTCCAGATGGTAGTTGCCGTCCTTGTAAAACTCCGTGGCGGCCACGTCGAGGCCCAGCATGATGTCCTTGCCGGGGTGATAGCCGGCTGATTCAATCGCCTCACAGATGGTCTGAAGCGCCTCGGTCGGGGTCGCAATGTCCGGGG
This genomic interval from Candidatus Sericytochromatia bacterium contains the following:
- the eno gene encoding phosphopyruvate hydratase — encoded protein: MSTIIEEIYAREILDSRGNPTVEVDVFLQGGAVGRAAVPSGASTGAHEAVELRDGGTRYLGKGVTQAVDNVNEVIADELIGMDALDQVGIDTHMLRLDGTPNKAKLGANAILAVSLAVAKAAANQLELPLYRYLGGVSARTLPVPMMNILNGGAHADNTIDFQEFMILPVAAKDFAEALRAGAEIFHHLKKLLKSRGLNTAVGDEGGFAPDIATPTEALQTICEAIESAGYHPGKDIMLGLDVAATEFYKDGNYHLEGEGRVLSPSEMVDYLASLCDAFPIVSIEDGLAEDDWDGWAALTRKLGQRVQLVGDDLFVTNPTRLSKGIAQATANSILVKVNQIGTLTETLEAVEMAKRAGYTAVLSHRSGETEDSTIADIAVATNCGFIKTGSASRSDRIAKYNQLLRIQEELGDSSQYPGTAAFYNLRKQSESVIHA